A DNA window from Cobetia marina contains the following coding sequences:
- a CDS encoding helix-turn-helix domain-containing protein: MSATSSRTSATPISLASRDATSSSGVASGHSSVPFSNSVCEHDPDIYEIPASALHVDTGQQVMEVPIHQHRKGQLVIALHGVVTSRVPEGLWMVPPHSGVWIPGNLPHSNHLTRGGRVCHLFIEPGALEMPSHSCTLSISPLLRELVLRLAELPQPYPEQGPTARLVDVLLEELACMPSERLHLPLPEDPRLTRISDALIKTPDDRRTLAEWASELAMSERTLARLIQRDTGLSFSRWRQQLHLVVAIRLLAEGMSVQRVSEDVGYQSVNAFISMFKKLLGTTPARYLQEREQRRSGSERPQEVT; encoded by the coding sequence ATGTCAGCCACCTCCTCAAGGACCTCCGCGACGCCAATTTCCCTTGCCTCGCGAGACGCAACCTCATCGTCGGGAGTCGCCAGCGGTCACTCCTCCGTGCCCTTCTCCAACAGCGTCTGCGAACATGACCCGGACATCTACGAGATTCCGGCCAGCGCCCTGCATGTGGATACCGGTCAGCAGGTGATGGAAGTCCCGATCCACCAGCATCGCAAGGGACAGCTGGTCATCGCCCTGCATGGCGTCGTGACCAGCCGCGTGCCGGAAGGGCTGTGGATGGTGCCACCGCACAGCGGCGTCTGGATTCCCGGCAACCTGCCCCACAGCAACCACCTGACCCGTGGCGGCCGCGTGTGCCACCTGTTCATCGAGCCCGGAGCGCTCGAGATGCCGAGCCACAGCTGTACGCTGTCGATCTCGCCCCTGCTGCGCGAGCTGGTGCTGCGTCTGGCGGAGCTGCCCCAGCCATATCCTGAACAAGGGCCGACAGCGCGGCTGGTCGATGTCCTGCTGGAAGAACTGGCCTGCATGCCCAGCGAACGTCTGCATCTGCCCTTGCCTGAAGATCCGCGGCTGACCCGCATCAGCGATGCCCTGATCAAGACACCGGATGATCGGCGTACCCTGGCCGAGTGGGCGAGCGAACTGGCGATGAGCGAACGCACCCTCGCCCGCCTGATCCAGCGCGACACCGGCCTGAGCTTCAGCCGCTGGCGCCAGCAACTCCACCTGGTGGTGGCGATCCGCCTGCTGGCCGAGGGCATGAGCGTGCAGCGCGTCTCGGAAGACGTCGGTTATCAGTCCGTCAACGCCTTCATCAGCATGTTCAAGAAGCTGCTCGGCACCACGCCTGCCCGCTACCTGCAGGAGCGCGAGCAACGCCGCTCGGGCAGTGAGCGGCCTCAAGAAGTGACTTGA
- a CDS encoding MFS transporter: MTELCHSSPVRRLSHPAVLIAGILMIAMNLRAPFTSIAPLLERLQVALGFNATSAGLLMILPLLAFVVVSPWVPRLARHVGLERSVFLALLAIAAGIVLRVQGNTLSLYVGIALIGAGIAVGNVLLPSLVKRSFPRHIALLTSCYVLTMGIMAAIASAVMVPLAQDSADGWQFAMLIVVILPVVTMVVWWPQLSHRSLPTAVKEAEKVAEKGAARPVRQAAVWHSPLAWQVTLFMGINSLLFYTVNSWLPSMLADNGFSPEKAGSLHGLLQLASALPGLILVPLMPRLKDQRLIAFATPCMSLAGFIGLWLMPGWALVWVLLLGAGSGASFILALSFMGLRARDAMQSASLSSMAQTLGYLLAAMGPPLIGALYDRQGDWQLALMVCASLSVLMAGIGWLAGRDRQLPEASASE; encoded by the coding sequence ATGACTGAACTCTGCCACTCTTCTCCTGTTCGGCGATTGAGCCATCCTGCCGTGTTGATCGCCGGCATCCTGATGATTGCCATGAATCTGCGTGCGCCCTTTACCAGTATCGCGCCGTTGCTTGAGCGTCTGCAGGTGGCGCTGGGCTTCAATGCCACGTCGGCAGGGTTGCTGATGATTCTGCCGCTGTTGGCGTTCGTCGTGGTGTCCCCCTGGGTACCCCGTCTTGCACGGCATGTGGGGCTTGAGCGCAGTGTCTTCCTTGCCTTGCTGGCGATCGCCGCCGGCATCGTGCTGCGGGTGCAGGGCAACACGCTGTCGCTCTATGTGGGGATCGCCTTGATCGGGGCGGGCATCGCGGTGGGCAATGTGCTGTTGCCCAGTCTGGTCAAACGCAGCTTTCCCCGACACATCGCGCTGCTGACCTCCTGCTATGTGCTGACCATGGGCATCATGGCCGCCATCGCCTCGGCGGTGATGGTGCCGCTGGCGCAGGACAGTGCGGATGGCTGGCAGTTCGCGATGCTCATCGTGGTCATCCTGCCAGTGGTGACGATGGTGGTGTGGTGGCCACAGTTGTCGCATCGCTCCCTACCGACGGCGGTGAAGGAAGCCGAGAAGGTAGCCGAGAAGGGTGCCGCGCGGCCGGTGCGTCAGGCAGCCGTGTGGCACTCGCCACTGGCCTGGCAGGTGACGCTGTTCATGGGGATCAATTCGCTGCTGTTCTATACCGTCAACAGCTGGCTGCCGAGCATGCTGGCGGACAATGGCTTCTCGCCGGAAAAGGCGGGCTCGCTGCATGGTCTGCTGCAGCTGGCTTCGGCCTTGCCGGGATTGATTCTGGTGCCCCTGATGCCGCGCCTGAAGGATCAACGCCTGATCGCCTTCGCGACGCCTTGCATGTCGCTGGCAGGGTTCATCGGGCTGTGGCTGATGCCGGGGTGGGCGCTGGTGTGGGTCTTGCTGCTCGGTGCGGGGTCCGGGGCCAGCTTCATTCTCGCCCTGTCGTTCATGGGGCTCAGAGCGCGCGATGCCATGCAATCGGCGTCGCTGTCGAGCATGGCGCAGACCCTGGGCTATCTGCTCGCGGCCATGGGGCCGCCGTTGATCGGCGCGCTCTACGATCGGCAGGGTGACTGGCAGCTGGCATTGATGGTGTGTGCCTCCCTCAGTGTGCTGATGGCGGGGATCGGCTGGCTGGCGGGCAGGGACCGCCAGTTGCCTGAGGCGTCGGCATCTGAATAA
- a CDS encoding NAD(P)-dependent oxidoreductase, with amino-acid sequence MPSQAPILGVYLSESLDLDSLYGEALRQLGEDVVLQNPQEIEDPTEVAFAICWQPGEDAFTPYPNLMLAMSIAAGVDALLSHPGLSDEVQVARVRDPHQAFLMAGFAAHEVLHQEREFAVMADNATRREWQPLPMRAPERAQVAVLGHGSMGRAVVTSLSALGFSVTVACRSEPVAPVQGVCYLTGDNAVMAAAQGADYLINILPLTPVTENVLNATLFAQLRPGAWLVQIGRGEHLVEADLDAALASGQLAGATLDVFREEPLASNHRWWQDARLRITPHVASDSLPEVVAEQVVATARELRDGLPLTLGVDRQRGY; translated from the coding sequence ATGCCAAGCCAAGCCCCGATTCTGGGTGTCTACCTGAGTGAATCCCTGGACCTGGACAGCCTCTACGGTGAGGCGCTGCGCCAGCTGGGCGAGGATGTCGTGCTGCAGAACCCGCAGGAGATCGAAGACCCCACGGAGGTCGCGTTCGCCATCTGCTGGCAGCCGGGAGAAGACGCCTTCACGCCGTACCCCAATCTCATGCTTGCCATGTCGATCGCGGCGGGGGTGGATGCTCTGCTCAGTCATCCGGGGCTGTCAGATGAGGTTCAGGTCGCACGGGTACGAGATCCGCATCAGGCATTTCTGATGGCCGGGTTTGCCGCGCATGAAGTGCTGCATCAAGAGCGCGAGTTTGCCGTCATGGCAGACAATGCCACTCGCCGTGAGTGGCAGCCCTTGCCGATGCGTGCGCCCGAGAGGGCGCAGGTGGCGGTGCTGGGCCACGGCAGCATGGGGCGCGCGGTGGTCACTTCGCTGTCGGCACTGGGATTCTCGGTGACGGTCGCCTGTCGCAGTGAACCTGTCGCACCAGTGCAAGGCGTGTGCTATCTGACGGGCGACAATGCGGTGATGGCCGCGGCTCAGGGGGCGGATTACCTGATCAACATCCTGCCGCTGACTCCGGTCACCGAGAATGTGCTGAATGCGACCCTGTTCGCCCAGCTGCGGCCGGGGGCCTGGCTTGTGCAGATCGGCCGCGGCGAGCACCTGGTGGAAGCCGATCTCGATGCGGCACTGGCGTCCGGTCAGCTGGCGGGCGCGACGCTGGACGTCTTCCGCGAGGAGCCATTGGCGTCCAATCATCGCTGGTGGCAGGACGCGCGCCTGCGCATCACGCCGCATGTCGCCAGTGACTCGCTCCCCGAGGTGGTCGCCGAGCAGGTGGTGGCCACGGCGCGCGAGTTGCGCGATGGCCTGCCGCTCACGTTGGGCGTGGATCGCCAGCGCGGCTATTGA
- a CDS encoding TetR/AcrR family transcriptional regulator — protein MSRKVFQRLSQDQRRRDLLEATLSCVAQHGLAGASVRRVAEAAGVSPGLIRHHFGTKDDMVRAAYAYMMGQLTSDIADASPVSDESSACRLARFIAASLTQPNLAAHKVSLWATFIGRVRHDATYSAVHQETYREFLDLLRLLIQPVLSANDLPADDAICEEQAIALNGLIDGLWLEGGLEHGLYAVERLPGIAMRAAEGILRLPHGTLLEHVEMTTTPPPHRS, from the coding sequence ATGAGTCGCAAGGTGTTCCAGCGCCTTTCCCAGGATCAGCGTCGGCGCGACCTGCTGGAAGCCACGCTGAGCTGTGTCGCGCAGCATGGTCTGGCCGGCGCCAGCGTGCGCCGCGTGGCGGAGGCGGCCGGTGTCTCACCCGGGCTGATTCGCCACCACTTCGGCACCAAGGATGACATGGTGCGAGCCGCCTATGCCTACATGATGGGCCAGCTGACCTCCGATATCGCCGATGCCAGCCCGGTCAGTGATGAATCCTCGGCGTGTCGTCTGGCACGCTTCATCGCGGCGAGTCTCACCCAGCCCAATCTGGCCGCCCACAAGGTCTCCCTGTGGGCGACCTTCATTGGTCGGGTACGTCACGATGCCACCTACTCGGCGGTCCATCAGGAAACCTATCGTGAGTTTCTCGATCTGCTGCGGTTACTGATCCAACCCGTTCTGAGCGCCAATGATCTGCCCGCTGATGACGCCATCTGTGAGGAACAGGCGATCGCCCTCAATGGCTTGATCGATGGTCTGTGGCTGGAAGGTGGGCTGGAACATGGCCTCTATGCCGTCGAGCGATTGCCCGGGATCGCCATGCGAGCGGCAGAGGGCATCCTGCGCCTGCCTCACGGCACCTTGCTTGAGCATGTCGAGATGACAACAACACCCCCACCTCACAGGAGTTGA
- a CDS encoding TIGR02450 family Trp-rich protein translates to MNRINPEKLLQSKWTAVTPRNRERHFIVTRVIRDDQDEHVVEVVLQAVLTHRDHVLGWRELKQDDVWQMGWK, encoded by the coding sequence ATGAACCGCATCAACCCCGAAAAGCTGTTGCAGAGCAAATGGACCGCCGTGACACCCAGGAATCGTGAGCGACATTTCATCGTCACGCGCGTGATTCGTGATGATCAGGATGAGCATGTGGTCGAGGTCGTGTTGCAGGCGGTGCTGACACATCGCGATCACGTGCTGGGCTGGCGTGAGCTGAAGCAGGACGATGTCTGGCAGATGGGCTGGAAATGA
- a CDS encoding class II aldolase/adducin family protein: protein MQASTMSDAEWQARLDLAACYRLAAHYRMTDLIYTHITARVPGEEGHFLINPYGWRWEEITASSLVKIDVNGEKVDDSAARVNPAGFTIHSAIHAASHSASWIMHTHTRAGVAVSSLEEGLLPLNQIALQFHGRVSYHDYEGIALDLDERERIVASLGDNPALILRNHGLLTTGASAAEMFNNMFYLERSCEIQVATLSMGQPVRRLSPEICAHVVGQYDMAIHEDGDLALEWDSHLRLLESLGSDYRR, encoded by the coding sequence ATGCAGGCATCAACCATGAGTGACGCGGAATGGCAGGCACGCCTTGATCTGGCAGCCTGCTATCGGTTGGCGGCGCACTACCGCATGACCGACCTGATCTATACCCACATCACGGCGCGAGTGCCGGGTGAGGAAGGGCACTTCCTGATCAATCCCTATGGTTGGCGCTGGGAGGAGATCACCGCATCCTCGCTGGTCAAGATCGACGTCAACGGCGAGAAGGTCGATGACAGCGCCGCGCGGGTCAATCCAGCCGGCTTCACCATTCACTCGGCGATTCATGCGGCAAGCCACTCTGCCAGCTGGATCATGCATACCCATACGCGCGCCGGCGTGGCGGTATCGAGCCTGGAAGAAGGACTGCTGCCGCTGAATCAGATCGCCCTGCAGTTCCATGGTCGCGTCTCCTACCACGACTACGAAGGCATCGCGCTGGATCTGGATGAGCGCGAACGCATCGTGGCAAGCCTTGGCGACAATCCGGCGCTGATCCTGCGCAATCATGGCCTGCTGACCACGGGTGCCTCTGCCGCCGAGATGTTCAACAACATGTTCTATCTCGAGCGCAGCTGCGAGATTCAGGTCGCGACCCTGTCCATGGGCCAGCCGGTGCGCCGTCTCTCGCCCGAGATCTGTGCGCATGTGGTCGGCCAGTACGACATGGCCATCCATGAGGATGGCGATCTGGCACTGGAATGGGATTCCCACCTGCGTCTGCTGGAGAGCCTTGGCAGTGACTATCGTCGATAA
- a CDS encoding NADH:flavin oxidoreductase/NADH oxidase, giving the protein MSTLFSPLKLGPLTLDNRIIIAPMCQYSAQDGRMQAWHDQHLGNLAQSGAGLLIFEASAVSPEGRITHGDVGLFDEATRDAMQGVVERIRRYSPMPLAVQIGHAGRKASCEKPWEGGTAITPGQPNGWQTLAPSAIPFSEGGPLPEAMSAEQIAQTIDAFVEAARRAVEIGLDGIELHAAHGYLLHQFLSPLSNQREDDYGGSLENRMRLTLEVFDAVRAAIPDEVMLGIRISATDWVEGGWDLAQSIELAKALDRRGCHYLHVSSGGLSEQQQIPVEPNYQVPHAEALKAQVVMPVIAVGLITEPQQAEDLLVTERADAIALARGILYDPRWPWHAAAALGDTVKVSPQYLRCQPHGLKSLLENQQD; this is encoded by the coding sequence ATGTCCACACTGTTTTCCCCGCTGAAGCTCGGCCCGCTCACGCTGGACAATCGCATCATCATTGCACCGATGTGCCAGTACTCCGCCCAGGATGGCCGGATGCAAGCCTGGCATGACCAGCATCTCGGCAATCTGGCCCAGTCAGGTGCCGGCCTGCTGATCTTCGAGGCCAGTGCCGTCTCCCCCGAAGGGCGTATCACCCATGGCGATGTGGGGCTCTTTGACGAGGCAACGCGTGATGCGATGCAAGGTGTCGTCGAGCGTATCCGTCGTTATTCGCCGATGCCGTTGGCCGTGCAGATCGGTCACGCGGGCCGCAAGGCCTCATGCGAGAAGCCCTGGGAGGGCGGAACTGCCATTACCCCGGGACAACCCAACGGCTGGCAGACTCTGGCACCCAGCGCGATTCCCTTCAGTGAAGGGGGGCCGCTTCCCGAGGCGATGAGCGCCGAGCAGATCGCCCAGACCATCGACGCCTTCGTGGAAGCGGCCCGGCGTGCCGTCGAGATCGGTCTCGACGGGATCGAGCTGCACGCGGCGCATGGTTATCTGCTGCATCAATTCCTGTCACCGTTGAGCAATCAGCGCGAGGACGACTATGGCGGTTCACTGGAGAATCGCATGCGGCTGACGCTTGAGGTGTTCGACGCCGTTCGCGCCGCGATTCCTGACGAGGTCATGCTGGGCATCCGGATCAGCGCGACGGACTGGGTCGAGGGTGGCTGGGATCTCGCACAGAGCATCGAACTCGCCAAGGCGCTTGACCGCCGTGGCTGCCACTATCTGCATGTCTCAAGCGGCGGGCTCAGCGAGCAGCAGCAGATTCCGGTGGAACCCAACTATCAGGTGCCGCACGCCGAGGCCCTGAAGGCGCAGGTGGTCATGCCCGTCATCGCGGTGGGCTTGATCACCGAGCCACAGCAGGCGGAAGACCTGCTGGTGACAGAGCGTGCCGATGCCATCGCCCTGGCGCGTGGCATCCTCTACGACCCGCGCTGGCCCTGGCATGCGGCCGCCGCGCTGGGAGATACCGTCAAGGTCTCGCCCCAGTATCTGCGTTGCCAGCCGCATGGTCTGAAGTCATTGCTGGAGAATCAGCAGGACTGA
- a CDS encoding alpha/beta fold hydrolase, whose product MSHDNVTMEALETRYAMIEGHRIAYKEMGEGQPLLLIHGIPTNKLMWRDVMPELARHYRVIAPDMLNYGESDMPVDADVSINAQTRIFIKLMDALGVASADVVSHDIGGGIGQLMAVNHPERVRRQVLIDSVCFDSWPIPEFKQLLEPGVEEATSVEEFISTMRGFMPSGVHDPAVATEEMVERYVSQWNSEQGKAAFFRNMRRLNKEYTQAIAGELKNIEIKTLVLWGDKDNFQKPDYAPMLTDAIPGAELIWVKDAGHWVTDEKPEETVRYILNFLAR is encoded by the coding sequence ATGAGCCACGACAACGTGACAATGGAAGCCCTGGAAACCCGTTATGCGATGATCGAAGGTCACCGCATTGCCTACAAGGAAATGGGGGAAGGTCAGCCGCTGTTGTTGATTCACGGCATTCCGACCAACAAGCTGATGTGGCGCGATGTGATGCCGGAATTGGCCAGACATTACCGTGTCATCGCCCCGGACATGCTCAACTATGGCGAGTCGGACATGCCGGTGGATGCTGATGTTTCCATCAATGCCCAGACACGCATCTTCATCAAGCTGATGGATGCGTTGGGTGTGGCAAGTGCGGATGTCGTCTCGCATGATATCGGTGGGGGTATCGGTCAGCTGATGGCGGTCAACCACCCCGAGCGCGTTCGTCGCCAGGTGCTGATCGACAGCGTATGCTTCGATTCCTGGCCGATTCCGGAGTTCAAGCAGCTGCTGGAGCCGGGCGTCGAGGAAGCCACCAGCGTCGAGGAATTCATCAGCACCATGCGCGGCTTCATGCCCAGTGGTGTGCATGATCCGGCGGTGGCGACCGAAGAGATGGTCGAGCGCTACGTGTCCCAGTGGAACAGCGAGCAAGGCAAGGCAGCCTTCTTCCGCAACATGCGTCGTCTCAACAAGGAATACACCCAGGCCATTGCCGGTGAGCTCAAGAATATCGAGATCAAGACTCTGGTGCTGTGGGGCGACAAGGACAACTTCCAGAAGCCGGATTACGCCCCGATGCTCACAGATGCCATCCCGGGTGCCGAGCTGATCTGGGTGAAGGACGCCGGTCACTGGGTCACTGACGAGAAGCCCGAAGAAACCGTGCGCTATATCTTGAATTTCCTGGCGCGCTGA
- a CDS encoding bifunctional 2',3'-cyclic-nucleotide 2'-phosphodiesterase/3'-nucleotidase encodes MANASSGRKGQPASGTKEAAGDTRRPRAMRRLRAAILGLASIGGVVMIAQPANAATLSLRVIETTDIHANVMDYDYYKDRPTVRIGLVRTASLIKQARSEVVNSVLLDNGDLIQGSPMGDYMAAEGLEEGDVFPAYKVMNQLDYDVGNIGNHEFNYGLEYLERALSGAQFPYVNANLLDATTGEPYFTPYQITPHAFTDSEGNAQTLKVGYIGFAPPQVLTWDRKHLKGRLTAEDITESARRWVPEMRRAGADVVIAIPHSGISTDPYRVMAENSVYYLSQVEGIDGIAFGHAHAVFPSEEFAEVPGADIAKGTLNGVPAMMPGHWGSHVGVMDLELSNDSGQWRVVSGQTEARPIQVGGEAQVGEDAELAALVEHEHDATREYVNRSIGRASAAMKSYLALVQDDPTIQIVNRAQADYVKRFVEGDPDLEGLPILSAAAPFKVGGRHNDPTQFTEMEAGELSFRNAADLYLYPNTLVALKVTGKEVREWLECSAGQFHRIDPDLATPQPLINWEGFRSYNFDVIDGVDYRVDVTQPARYDGNCALIDADAHRIQGLTYQDEPVKDDDVFLLATNNYRAYGEDFPGTGESHVAFASPDENRSILAQYISRQTQQQGAVDPAADHNWRLAAIDTDTPLDIRFTTAPGEDAQQFIDAQAVYPMTLVDQDEMGFARYRVGLDRMK; translated from the coding sequence ATGGCGAATGCATCATCCGGAAGAAAAGGTCAGCCGGCCTCTGGTACCAAAGAGGCTGCGGGGGACACCCGGCGTCCGCGTGCAATGCGTCGCCTGCGGGCAGCCATCCTCGGTCTGGCCAGCATTGGGGGTGTCGTGATGATCGCTCAGCCAGCCAATGCCGCGACGCTGTCACTGCGGGTGATCGAGACCACCGACATCCACGCCAACGTGATGGATTACGACTATTACAAGGATCGTCCCACCGTGCGCATCGGCCTGGTGCGTACGGCGAGCCTGATCAAGCAGGCGCGTTCCGAGGTGGTCAACAGCGTACTGCTCGACAATGGCGACCTCATCCAGGGCAGCCCGATGGGCGATTACATGGCGGCGGAGGGTCTCGAGGAGGGTGATGTCTTCCCGGCCTACAAGGTCATGAATCAGCTGGATTACGATGTCGGCAACATCGGCAATCATGAGTTCAATTACGGGCTCGAGTATCTCGAACGGGCGCTTTCCGGCGCGCAGTTCCCCTATGTGAACGCCAACCTGCTGGATGCCACGACCGGCGAGCCGTACTTCACGCCGTATCAGATCACCCCCCATGCCTTCACCGACAGTGAGGGCAACGCTCAGACGTTGAAGGTCGGCTATATCGGCTTCGCGCCGCCGCAGGTGTTGACCTGGGACCGCAAGCACCTCAAGGGCCGCCTGACGGCCGAGGACATCACCGAGAGCGCCAGGCGCTGGGTGCCCGAGATGCGCCGGGCGGGCGCGGATGTGGTGATCGCCATCCCACACTCCGGCATCTCGACTGACCCTTACCGGGTGATGGCCGAGAATTCGGTGTATTACCTTTCGCAGGTGGAAGGCATCGATGGCATCGCCTTCGGGCATGCCCATGCGGTCTTCCCCAGCGAGGAATTTGCTGAGGTGCCGGGGGCCGATATCGCCAAGGGCACCCTCAATGGGGTGCCGGCGATGATGCCGGGGCATTGGGGCAGCCATGTGGGCGTGATGGATCTCGAACTGAGCAATGACTCGGGCCAGTGGCGGGTGGTAAGTGGCCAGACAGAGGCACGCCCGATTCAGGTGGGTGGCGAGGCGCAGGTGGGGGAAGATGCCGAACTGGCGGCGTTGGTCGAGCATGAGCACGACGCCACGCGGGAGTACGTCAATCGCAGCATCGGCCGCGCCAGTGCGGCGATGAAGAGCTATCTGGCGCTGGTGCAGGACGACCCGACGATCCAGATCGTCAATCGTGCCCAGGCTGATTACGTTAAACGCTTCGTCGAAGGCGACCCGGATCTGGAAGGCTTGCCGATTCTCTCGGCGGCCGCGCCGTTCAAGGTCGGTGGCCGTCACAATGACCCGACCCAGTTCACCGAGATGGAGGCCGGCGAGCTGAGCTTCCGCAATGCCGCCGACCTCTATCTCTATCCGAATACGCTGGTGGCGCTCAAGGTCACCGGCAAGGAAGTGCGGGAATGGCTCGAGTGCAGCGCCGGCCAGTTCCATCGCATTGACCCGGATCTCGCCACGCCCCAGCCCCTGATCAACTGGGAAGGGTTCCGCAGCTACAACTTCGACGTGATCGACGGCGTCGACTATCGGGTGGATGTCACGCAGCCGGCGCGTTACGACGGCAATTGTGCGCTGATCGACGCCGATGCCCACCGTATCCAGGGGCTCACCTACCAGGATGAGCCGGTCAAGGACGACGATGTCTTCCTGCTCGCGACCAACAACTATCGCGCCTACGGCGAGGACTTCCCCGGCACCGGAGAGTCGCATGTCGCTTTCGCGTCACCGGATGAAAATCGCAGCATTCTGGCCCAGTACATCTCGCGCCAGACGCAGCAGCAGGGCGCGGTGGACCCTGCGGCGGATCACAACTGGCGGCTGGCCGCGATCGACACGGACACCCCGCTGGACATTCGCTTCACCACCGCCCCCGGCGAGGATGCGCAGCAGTTCATCGATGCCCAGGCGGTCTATCCTATGACGCTGGTGGATCAGGACGAGATGGGCTTTGCCCGCTATCGCGTCGGGCTGGACCGGATGAAATAG
- a CDS encoding pyridoxal phosphate-dependent aminotransferase translates to MRYATITERLSDLGGDKWAVHSAARQRILAGEPIIELTIGEPDIATHPALVERCVEALRAGRTRYSDGRGEPGLVAALAERYAARMPEISADNVLCFPGTQTALFAVMLALVEEGAGVLTGDPYYATYEGVIRGAGGDLQPVPLRMEHGFVLQPEDLAAAITPQSRVLLLNTPHNPTGAVMDRATLERIGELCREHDLWIVCDEVYEALIFAGEFVSPLEIEALRERTVVVSSISKSHAATGFRSGWAIGSAEFCRRLLPVSETMLFGNQPFIADMTEAALRGDFDTTERLREALGRRARLVHKALAAIPQLSSSLPQGGMFLMVDVSRTGLDGEQFAWRLLERQQVAVMPGSVFGDCGRPLVRVALTVPDDTLLKAVQRMATLCDQLEGEVIV, encoded by the coding sequence ATGCGCTACGCCACCATCACCGAACGATTGAGCGATCTGGGCGGTGACAAATGGGCCGTCCACAGTGCCGCTCGTCAGCGAATTCTGGCGGGAGAACCGATCATCGAGCTGACCATCGGAGAACCGGATATCGCCACACACCCGGCGCTGGTCGAGCGCTGTGTCGAGGCGCTGCGCGCCGGGCGTACCCGCTACTCCGATGGCCGTGGCGAGCCGGGGCTGGTCGCGGCCCTGGCCGAGCGCTACGCAGCGCGCATGCCCGAGATCAGCGCAGACAACGTGCTGTGTTTCCCCGGCACTCAGACGGCGCTGTTCGCGGTGATGCTGGCGCTGGTGGAGGAGGGGGCCGGCGTGCTGACCGGCGACCCCTATTACGCCACCTATGAGGGCGTGATCCGGGGTGCCGGCGGTGACCTGCAGCCGGTACCGCTGCGCATGGAGCATGGCTTCGTGTTGCAGCCGGAAGATCTGGCCGCGGCCATCACGCCGCAGAGTCGCGTATTGCTGCTCAATACGCCGCACAATCCGACGGGTGCGGTGATGGACCGTGCGACGCTCGAGCGCATCGGTGAGCTGTGTCGCGAGCATGATCTGTGGATCGTCTGCGATGAGGTCTATGAAGCGCTGATCTTCGCGGGCGAATTCGTCTCGCCGCTGGAGATCGAGGCACTGCGTGAGCGCACCGTGGTGGTGTCCTCCATCTCCAAGAGCCATGCCGCCACCGGCTTTCGCAGTGGCTGGGCCATCGGCTCAGCGGAATTCTGCCGCCGGCTGTTGCCTGTCTCCGAGACCATGCTGTTCGGCAATCAGCCCTTCATCGCCGACATGACCGAGGCCGCGCTGCGCGGGGATTTCGATACCACCGAGCGACTGCGCGAGGCACTCGGGCGCCGCGCGCGCCTGGTCCATAAGGCGCTGGCGGCTATCCCGCAGCTGTCCTCCAGCCTGCCCCAGGGCGGCATGTTCCTGATGGTCGATGTCTCACGCACCGGCCTGGACGGTGAGCAGTTCGCCTGGCGGCTGCTGGAACGGCAGCAGGTCGCGGTAATGCCCGGCAGTGTCTTCGGCGACTGCGGAAGGCCACTGGTACGTGTTGCCCTCACCGTGCCGGATGACACCCTGCTGAAAGCCGTGCAGCGCATGGCGACACTGTGTGATCAGCTGGAAGGGGAAGTCATCGTTTGA